In candidate division TA06 bacterium B3_TA06, the following are encoded in one genomic region:
- the rsmG gene encoding 16S rRNA (guanine(527)-N(7))-methyltransferase RsmG, producing the protein MNQQLEKFLTSKGIMLLADQQDKLKRYKELILDASKSINLVSRGDLSRLEELHFADSLVPLDLIPRKAKVADWGSGAGLPGIPLAVARPDIHVTLVESRQKKAAFLLRVIGELQPANLELFPDRGENLEKRFDLITVRAIGTIIEVLPVVINHLKEKGGVLFYKGPGGRAELDEADLLIERYGLKSRMESLVLPCGEGRTYILLKRGPQALASQAFGGKKKRPV; encoded by the coding sequence ATGAACCAGCAACTTGAGAAGTTCCTCACAAGCAAAGGAATCATGCTCTTAGCGGATCAACAGGATAAGCTCAAGCGATACAAAGAGCTGATCCTTGATGCTTCCAAAAGCATCAATCTGGTCTCTCGAGGAGATCTTTCTCGTCTTGAGGAGCTGCACTTCGCAGATTCACTTGTTCCATTAGATCTTATACCTCGGAAAGCAAAGGTAGCGGATTGGGGATCAGGTGCTGGACTGCCTGGCATCCCTCTGGCTGTAGCCCGGCCTGATATTCACGTCACCTTAGTGGAATCGCGTCAAAAGAAGGCCGCATTCCTCTTGCGGGTGATAGGAGAACTCCAACCAGCCAATCTAGAGCTATTCCCTGATCGAGGCGAGAATCTAGAAAAGCGTTTTGATCTTATCACCGTCAGAGCAATAGGAACGATTATTGAGGTCTTACCCGTAGTAATAAATCATCTTAAAGAGAAGGGTGGAGTTCTCTTCTACAAGGGACCTGGAGGCAGGGCTGAGCTGGATGAGGCGGACTTGCTGATCGAGCGCTACGGGCTGAAGTCGCGGATGGAGAGTCTGGTGCTCCCTTGCGGCGAGGGACGAACCTACATCCTTCTTAAAAGGGGTCCCCAAGCGCTTGCTTCGCAAGCGTTTGGGGGTAAAAAAAAGAGGCCGGTTTAG